CAAGACCGCCTCGGCGCCGGTGGACTGGTGCAAGGCGAGCCTTTCCGGCGGCGGCGCCCGCGCCCTGGTGGTCAACAGCGGCAACGCCAACGCCTTCACCGGCAAGGCCGGCCTGGAGGGCGCCCGGCAGGTCGCCGAGTCGGCCGCCGCCATCGTCGGCTGCAAGCCGAGCGAGGTCTTCCTGGCCTCGACCGGGGTGATCGGCGAGCCGCTGCCGGCCGGCCGCATAACCAAGATCCTGGGCACGCTGGCGGAGGAGGGCGCCGCCGGCGGCTGGCGCGCCGCCGCCGAGGCGATCATGACCACCGACACTTATCCCAAGCTCGCCACCGCCCAGGCGACCATCGACGGCAAGCGGGTGACGATCAACGGCATCGCCAAGGGCTCGGGCATGATCGCGCCGGACATGGCGACGATGCTGTCCTTCGTCTTCACCGACGCGACGCTGCCGGCGCCGGTGCTGCAGGAATTGCTGAGCGCGGGCGTGAAGCCGTCGTTCAACGCCATCACCGTGGACAGCGACACCTCGACCAGCGACACGCTGCTGCTGTTCGCGACTGGCAAGGGTGCCAGCCATCCGACCATCACCAAAGCCAGCGACAAGCGGCTGAACGAATTTCGCCAGGCGCTCGACAAGGTGCTGCTCGGCCTGGCGCTCCAGGTGGTGCGCGACGGCGAGGGCGCGCGGAAGCTGATCCGCATCGACGTGACCGGCGCGGAGACCGACGACTCCGCCAAGCGCATCGCGCTTTCCATCGCCAACTCCCCGCTGGTGAAGACCGCCATCGCCGGCGAGGACGCGAACTGGGGCCGCATCGTCATGGCGGTCGGCAAGGCCGGCGAGCCCGCCGACCGCGACAGGCTGAAGATCAGCTTCGGCGCCCAGGTCGTGGCCGAGAACGGCGAGCGCTCGCCGAAATACAACGAGGCCGCCGCGACCAAGGCCGTGAAGGGCCGCGAGGTGGAGATCGCGGTGGACATCGGCCTGGGCAAGGGCTCGGCCCGCGTCTGGACCTGCGACCTGACCCACGGCTACATCGACATCAATGGCTCTTACAGGAGTTGATTCGTTCGAAATCGATGGAAATGTCCCGGTTCCTGGATAGAACGACATTCGGAATAGAACGACATTCGGAATTGAAGTAAGATTTATTTGTTGGAGTTAGACTCACGGTCCCGGCGTTTTGCCGGACTTGAATCGGTATCGATACCGGCCATGGCAGCACCTTTTTCCATTCGCGAATTCCTGCGCCGCGCATTCGGGGGCGGCAAGAAGCAATCGCCGTTCGAAAGCGAACAGGAGGCGTTCGAGTTCTGCGAGAGAGTCTATCGGGACACCGGCGGCATCACGCCGGAGTTGCGGCGCGCCTATAGCTTTTATCTGAAGAATTTCCATGACGACTGCCCGCCAGCCGCTGGACTTTCGTGAGGTCGTCATCTGTCCGCTGGCTCTAACGGCCGGATTCCCGAAATTTAAGTGCGGCGTCAGGGAAATCGACGATTGGTGCCGTTCAAAGGCATCGGAGCGCGACCGTACGAACAAATCGCGCGTGTTCTGTGCAACGCTGCGCGGCACGACGGACGTGGCCGGATTTTACTCGCTGTCGATGCGCGGCTCCGACTCCAAACTCATCGACGCCGAAATCGTGCGCGACTATAACGACGCCGGATTTGTCCCGTTCGTTTATATCGACTATCTGGCCGTGAACGCCGAATATCAACGTCGGCAACTGGGAACCTATTTACTGATGGACGCGCTGCGGCGCTGCCGTATCATCGTGCAGAACATGGGGTGTCTCGGGGTCGCACTTCACAGCCTCACGCCCGAAGCGACCGCCTGGTACAAGCGTTTCGGGTTTCGAGAGAGACAGAAGGGCGCAACACAGTTTCCCCTGATGGTCTTGCCGGCGCAAAGCCTGCTTGACCTTCCCGACGCCAACGCTTCTTGAATTGCTTCGGCGTGGCCGTGTGTCTTCCCGTCACCAAGTCCAGGCTGTCGTGCGAGGAAGTGAGAAATGACAAACACCCGCTATGACGTCGTCTTCGCCGATGCCGGCAACCGGCCGCTGACGCTCGACATCTATCGTCCGTCGGGCACCGGAAATGGCGCCGCGGCTCTCATGCTGCATGGCGGGGCCTGGGCACGCGGCAGCAAGGCCATGCTGGCGCCGCACGCGGCCGCGCTGGCCGCGCAAGGCTTCGTTGCCATCGTGTCGGAATATCGCCTGGTCGGCGAGGCGCGTTTTCCCGCGCAGATCCACGATGTGATGCGTGCGCTACGCTGGGTCCGCGGCCACGCCGGCGAACTCGGTTTCGACCCGGACAAGCTTTGCCTCGAAGGCCACTCCGCCGGCGGCCATCTCGCTTTGCTCGCGGCGGGCAGCGGCGACGATGCGCGGCTCGATCCGCCCGAGGGCGCGGGCGGCGTCTCGGCGGCGGTGGCGGCCGTGGCCGCGATCTATCCGCCGGTCCTCTTTTATGTCGGCGGCGAACGCCCAGCGGGCGGCGTCCCGGCGGCGGCTCTGCCCGGCGCGGAGATTTCGGCCGAGATGGCCGCGCTGGCCAGTCCGCTCCACCATATCGGGCCCGGCCTGCCGCCGGTCATGCTGCTGCACGGCGACGCCGACCGGATCGTTCCGGTCGACACCTCGCGCACCTATGAGGCGCGGGTGCGCGAGGCCGGCGGCAAGGTCGATCTTCACCTCTTCGCCGGCTTTCCGCACGGCTTCGCCAATCATCCGAAGGTGGTGCCGCAGGTCATGGCGATGATCGGCGACTTCTTCCGCCGCACGGTGGTCGAGCCCGACGCCTATGTCTTCGGCCCCTCGCGCTTCGAGCTCGCCGCGGCGCAAGGCTGAGCGTTCCCGCGTTCAGCCCGCCGTCAGCGCGTTCCACGCCGCGAGCGAGTCCATGTAGTCCCTCCACCACGCGATTTTCCGGTTTTCGATCCCGAGGATCGAGGCGAAGCGGTTGTCGTATGTCGCGCCCGTCGCGAGGATGGTCCCATGGACATCATACTCGATCACGACGACGCGGCCGTCCTCCGTCTTGTGCGCGATCAGCTTGTCCGCCGCCCGGAGCCTGATGTTGTCGCCATAGCCGGCGAACCGGGCCATCAGCTCGGCCCGCCCCCGCACGATGCGCGGCCAGCCGGGGAAGTCGTAGCGGACCTCGTAGACGATGTCCTCGGCGACGACATTGAAGAAGTGCTCGCCATCGACCAGATCGCCCAGCGCGCCCCGGACCAGATCGAAGTAAGGCCGGGCGGCATCATAGGCGGCATATTTCGAACTCGGCATTCCGGACTCTCCCATGTTTCGCGACGGCGTCTAGCCGTTGCCGAACTTCGCCTCGGCCGTCCTGACCGCCGCCATCGCCGCTTTGGCGCCGCGCCAGCCTTCGAAGGTGAGTTCCTTCCCGGTGCCGGCGATCGCGGCCTGGAAGAACCCCTCCAGCTCCTGCTTCATCGGCTTGGACAGCGACAGCACATCGCGCATGTTCTTCTGGCGCGGCGCCGCCATCGGCACAAACAGCACGCGGTCGTTGCGGAACGTCTTGCCGTGCTCGCGCTGGATGACTTCCAGCACGCCGACCGGCCGGCAGGGGATGACGACGCCCGGATAGCTCTCCCCGTCATGCAGCACCAGCGCGTCGAGCGGATCGCCGTCATCGGCTGAGCTCGACGGCACGAAGCCCCAGTCGAACGGATAGCGCAGCCCCAGGGTCAGCGGCCGCGACATGCGGAAGGCCTTGAGCTGTCCGTCATATTTGAACTTGGTACGGGCGCCGCGCGGGGTCTCGACCACGACATTGACGCCGCCTTCGTGAAAGCGGGAGGGAAGGTGGAGATAGTCCGTCATGCTCGAAGTTCCGCCGGATGCGCGCGACCGGTACGTCCGCCGTCCCGCGCCGACAAGCCGCCCCGGCGGCGAGGGCGCACATGCCGCAGCCGCCCAGGGCGTGCGTTCGACGGCCCCGAACGCAACTGCTACTTGTTAATCGCTCATTAGCACGGACCCCGCATCATGGAACGCACAAGCGCTAGGCTGGTTCTTGTCGCCGCCTGCGCCCTGATCGATCCGGATGGCCGCGTGCTCATCGCGCAGCGCCCGCCGGGAAAGGCGATGGCCGGGCTATGGGAATTTCCGGGCGGAAAGATCGAGCCGGGCGAGCGTCCGGAAGAGACCGCGATCCGCGAACTGCACGAGGAGCTCGGCATCGCGGTCAAGGAGCCGTGCCTGGCGCCCTTCGCCTTCGCCTCGCACGCCTATCCGGACTTCCATCTGCTGATGCCGCTCTATGTCTGCCGCCGCTGGGAGGGCACGCCGACGGCCCGCGAGCACAGCGCGCTCAAATGGGCCCGGCCGCGCGATCTGGCGCGGTATCCGATGCCGCCGGCGGACCTGCCGCTGATCCCGATGCTGCGCGATCTGCTCTGAGCCGCTTCGCGCGCGACGCCTCCGGCGCCACCGCGATCGAATACGCCCTGATCGCCAGCATCATTTCCATCGTGATCGTCACCGCCGCCACCAGCATCGGCACGACCCTGACCGTCTTCTTCACCTCGCTGGCCGGTCACCTCTGACGCCTGGCGGCGCATCGCCGGCCGGCAATTCCTTCGTCCCCAGCGCGTTCGCGAGCCGCGCCGTCGCGCTTCCCGGCTTCAGCGGTTTCTGCTGGCTCTCGTGCGGTGCCCAGCCGGTGAGGTACACGATGTCGAAAGTGGCGCGCAGCCTGCCGTCGGGATCGGCGAAGTGCCGCGCGTAATGCGCCAGCGCCGCCGCCAGCATGTCGCGCCGCATCGGCTTTCTGCTGCGCTCGACCAGCGCATTGGTCTCGCCCATGGCGCGCAGGTCGCGGATCAGCTGCATGAAATCGCCATAGCGCACGATCGTGCGCTCGACATCGGCGACGGGCAGGGCGAAGCCGGCGCGCTGCAACAGGCCGCCCAGGTCGCGCACATCGGCGAACGGCGCGACGCGCGGACTGACGCCGCCCTTGATCTCGATCTCCGCCGCCGCGAGCGACTGGCGCAGCTCCGTCAACGTCTCGCCGCCGAACAGCGCCGCGAGGAACAGCCCGTCGGGCTTCAGCGCGCGCCGCGCCTGCACCAAAACGCCGGGCAGATCGTTGACGGCGTGCAGCGCCAAATTGCTGGTGATCAGATCGAGCGACTCGGGCTCCGCGTCGACATGCTCGTTCGCATCGATGGTCAGTTCACGCCGGTGCGGAAAGCTCCGGGTCACAGCGTCGAGCCGCTCCGCCAGCCCCGCGATTGCCTCCTGTCGAAGAAACGCATCGCCCGCGATTTGCGCCGCCCGCGCAAGGTGCAGCGCGCGGGCCTTGTGGTCGAATATTCGCGGCGGTCCGTCGGTCATTGCGCTACACTAACGCCATGAGCGGAGGATTGCAGGGCGGCCTCAAGCGCGGCTTGACGAGAACGGGGCGGGCGGTGCTCGACCTCGTCTATCCGCCGCTCTGCATCGGCTGCCGCGCCCAGGTCGCCGAGCCGGGCGCGCTCTGCGCCGCCTGCTGGCGGAACATCCGCTTCCTCGACGGCCCGATGTGCGCGGCCTGCGGCGTGCCGTTCGACTTCGACCCCGGTGGCGACACGCTCTGCGCCGCCTGCCACGCCCATCCGCCGGCCTATGACCGGGCCCGCGCCATCATGCGCTACGACGAGGCCAGCCGGGGCCCGATCCTGGCCCTCAAGCATGGCGACCGGCTCGACCTGCTGCCCGCCTTCGCCCGCTGGCTCGACCGCGGCGGCCGCGCCCTGCTGGACGAGGCGGATGTCCTGGTTCCGGTCCCGCTGCATCCGAGCCGGCTGTGGACCCGCCGCTACAACCAGTCGGCGGAACTCGCGCGGTCCCTGGCCCGGCTCGCCGGCAAGCCATGCGACGTCCTGGCGCTCACCCGCGGCCGCGCCACGCCCAGCCAGGGCGCCATGCGCTCGGCCAAGGCGCGGCGGCGCAACATGCTGGGGGCGTTCAAGGTTTCGCCGCGCCTTAAATCGGCCATCGCGGCGCGTAACGTTCTTCTGGTCGACGACGTATTGACCACCGGAGCCACGGTCGACGCCTGCGCGCGTGCGCTAAAGCGCGCAGGGGCCGCGAAAGTCCTGGTTTTGGCGCTCGCCCGCGTTGTCCGTCCCACCGTGGGCGATATTATATAACCGTCACGGAGAGGTGCTTACGAGTCGCCCGCCATGTCCAAGATCAAGATCTACACGACCCCCATCTGCCCCTATTGCGTGCGCGCCAAGGCGCTCCTGAAGAAGAAGGGCGCCCCGTTCGAGGAGGTCGACGTCTTCATGGACGCCGACGCCCGCGCC
Above is a window of Rhizomicrobium sp. DNA encoding:
- the argJ gene encoding bifunctional glutamate N-acetyltransferase/amino-acid acetyltransferase ArgJ — its product is MAQARTAAKPAKGADHAVSPLAPKTYPALPPLAGVRLSTGEAGVRYKNRTDVLLAVFSAGTQVAGVFTKSKTASAPVDWCKASLSGGGARALVVNSGNANAFTGKAGLEGARQVAESAAAIVGCKPSEVFLASTGVIGEPLPAGRITKILGTLAEEGAAGGWRAAAEAIMTTDTYPKLATAQATIDGKRVTINGIAKGSGMIAPDMATMLSFVFTDATLPAPVLQELLSAGVKPSFNAITVDSDTSTSDTLLLFATGKGASHPTITKASDKRLNEFRQALDKVLLGLALQVVRDGEGARKLIRIDVTGAETDDSAKRIALSIANSPLVKTAIAGEDANWGRIVMAVGKAGEPADRDRLKISFGAQVVAENGERSPKYNEAAATKAVKGREVEIAVDIGLGKGSARVWTCDLTHGYIDINGSYRS
- a CDS encoding GNAT family N-acetyltransferase, which encodes MTTARQPLDFREVVICPLALTAGFPKFKCGVREIDDWCRSKASERDRTNKSRVFCATLRGTTDVAGFYSLSMRGSDSKLIDAEIVRDYNDAGFVPFVYIDYLAVNAEYQRRQLGTYLLMDALRRCRIIVQNMGCLGVALHSLTPEATAWYKRFGFRERQKGATQFPLMVLPAQSLLDLPDANAS
- a CDS encoding alpha/beta hydrolase, with the protein product MTNTRYDVVFADAGNRPLTLDIYRPSGTGNGAAALMLHGGAWARGSKAMLAPHAAALAAQGFVAIVSEYRLVGEARFPAQIHDVMRALRWVRGHAGELGFDPDKLCLEGHSAGGHLALLAAGSGDDARLDPPEGAGGVSAAVAAVAAIYPPVLFYVGGERPAGGVPAAALPGAEISAEMAALASPLHHIGPGLPPVMLLHGDADRIVPVDTSRTYEARVREAGGKVDLHLFAGFPHGFANHPKVVPQVMAMIGDFFRRTVVEPDAYVFGPSRFELAAAQG
- a CDS encoding nuclear transport factor 2 family protein, with protein sequence MPSSKYAAYDAARPYFDLVRGALGDLVDGEHFFNVVAEDIVYEVRYDFPGWPRIVRGRAELMARFAGYGDNIRLRAADKLIAHKTEDGRVVVIEYDVHGTILATGATYDNRFASILGIENRKIAWWRDYMDSLAAWNALTAG
- a CDS encoding inorganic diphosphatase; its protein translation is MTDYLHLPSRFHEGGVNVVVETPRGARTKFKYDGQLKAFRMSRPLTLGLRYPFDWGFVPSSSADDGDPLDALVLHDGESYPGVVIPCRPVGVLEVIQREHGKTFRNDRVLFVPMAAPRQKNMRDVLSLSKPMKQELEGFFQAAIAGTGKELTFEGWRGAKAAMAAVRTAEAKFGNG
- a CDS encoding (deoxy)nucleoside triphosphate pyrophosphohydrolase — encoded protein: MERTSARLVLVAACALIDPDGRVLIAQRPPGKAMAGLWEFPGGKIEPGERPEETAIRELHEELGIAVKEPCLAPFAFASHAYPDFHLLMPLYVCRRWEGTPTAREHSALKWARPRDLARYPMPPADLPLIPMLRDLL
- a CDS encoding methyltransferase domain-containing protein, which translates into the protein MTDGPPRIFDHKARALHLARAAQIAGDAFLRQEAIAGLAERLDAVTRSFPHRRELTIDANEHVDAEPESLDLITSNLALHAVNDLPGVLVQARRALKPDGLFLAALFGGETLTELRQSLAAAEIEIKGGVSPRVAPFADVRDLGGLLQRAGFALPVADVERTIVRYGDFMQLIRDLRAMGETNALVERSRKPMRRDMLAAALAHYARHFADPDGRLRATFDIVYLTGWAPHESQQKPLKPGSATARLANALGTKELPAGDAPPGVRGDRPAR
- a CDS encoding ComF family protein — translated: MSGGLQGGLKRGLTRTGRAVLDLVYPPLCIGCRAQVAEPGALCAACWRNIRFLDGPMCAACGVPFDFDPGGDTLCAACHAHPPAYDRARAIMRYDEASRGPILALKHGDRLDLLPAFARWLDRGGRALLDEADVLVPVPLHPSRLWTRRYNQSAELARSLARLAGKPCDVLALTRGRATPSQGAMRSAKARRRNMLGAFKVSPRLKSAIAARNVLLVDDVLTTGATVDACARALKRAGAAKVLVLALARVVRPTVGDII